The DNA window CTACGCCGTGCTGCTGCCGGACCCGGCGATCTCCACCGGCTACGGCCAGGCGATGATCGACCGTGGCCAGCACGAGCTGGGCGGCGCCCCGTACACCGACATCATGGCGCTCACCGACGCCACGATCGCCCGCGAGGACGTCGACGCCGAGCGCACCGCCTTCGCCGGCGGCTCCTACGGCGGCTACATGGCCAACTGGGTGGCCGGGCACACCGGTGACCGCTTCCGATGCATCGTCACCCACGCCTCCCTGTGGGACACCGCCACGATGGGCGCGACCACCGACAACTCCGGGTGGGAGCGGCCGATGCGGGAGCAGAACCGGCTCTACAACCCCAAGGACTTCGTGGCCGACATCGTCGCTCCGATGCTCGTGATCCATGGCGACCGGGACTACCGGGTGCCGATCGCCCAGGGCCACGCCCTCTGGTACGACCTGCACACCTTCTCGGGCACTCCGCGCGATGCCGAGGGGCGCACCCGCCATCGCTACCTGTACTTCCCCGACGAGGGCCACTGGATCCAGGGCCGCGGCAACGCGCAGGTCTGGTACGAGACCTTCCTCGGCTTCCTGGACGAGCACGTGCGCGGCGAGGAGTGGACGCGCCCCGCGACTCTGGGCTGATCGACGTGCTGCGAGGGACGAGCGGCAGGAGATCAGCGGGATGGCAGGGCTGATCGACGTGCTGCGAGGGACGAGCGGCAGGAGATCAGCGGGATGGCAGGGCTGATCGACGTGCTGCGAGGGACGAGCGGCAGGAGATCAGCGGGATGGCAGGGCTGATCGACGTGCTGCGAGGGACGAGCGGCAGGAGATCAGCGGGACGGCAGGGCTGAAGTCACCGGGCGGCCGACGGGCGGGATGGTCCGTCGGTCGCCCTTGACATCTGTTCGAACGGGCGTTCGAATAGGGTCATGCGGTGGAGCGGGCAGGAGATCAGCACGGGGACCGGCGAGCAGCCGAGCACCCCGGCGCTGCTGGGCATGTCCGGGCTGGTGCGCAGCGTGCAGACCCCGGAGTTCCAGGGCGTCACCTTCCACGAGGTGATGGCGAAGTCGGCGCTGAACAAGGTGCCGGCCGCGAGCTCCATGCCCTTCGAGTGGACGGTGAACCCCTACCGCGGCTGCTCCCACGCCTGCGTGTACTGCTTCGCCCGCAGCACCCATCGCTACCTCGACCTCGACGCCGGGGCCGACTTCGACCAGCAGGTGATCGTCAAGGTCAACGTCGCCGAGGTGCTGCGGGCCGAGCTCGCCAAGCGCTCCTGGAAGCGCGACCTCGTGGCGCTCGGCACCAACACCGACCCCTACCAGCGGGCCGAGGGCCGGTACCGGCTGATGCCCGGCATCCTCTCCGCCCTCGCCGAGTCCGGCACGCCGATCTCGATCCTCACCAAGGGGACGCTGCTGCGCCGTGACCTGCCGCAGCTCGAGACCATCGCCGAGCAGGTCCCCGTGGACCTCTCGATGTCGATCGCGGTCTTCGACGACGCGCTGCAGAAAGCCGTCGAGCCGGGCACGCCGAGCACCGCCGCGCGCCTGGCCACGGTGCGCGCCGCGGCCGACGCCGGATTCCGTGTGACCGTCTTCCTCATGCCGATCATGCCGTGGCTGACCGACTCCGACGCGCAGCTCGACGAGGCCCTGGCCCGGATCGCCGAGGCGGGTGCGGCGCACGTGGTCCACGGCGCCCTGCACCTGCGGCCCGGTGCCAAGGAATGGTTCCTGGAGTGGATCGATCGGGAGCATCCCGAGCTCGCCACCGGGTATCGGCGCTTCTACGGGACCTCGTCCTCCGCGCCCGTCGCGTACCGGCGCACCCTCTCACGTCGGCTGGTCCCGCTGCTGCGTCGCCACGGGCTCGACTTCACCGAGGACGTCGACCAGCCCGAGCACCGGAGCCGGGCGGCGGAGGCCGCGCGCCGGCCGCGCCTCGCACCGGCGGCGCTGGATCTCCTGCCGCAGCCGGCGCTGTTCTGACCGGAGGGAGGGGCTCAGGCGACCTGGTCGGCCGGGGCGCTCCAGGTCGTGCACTGCCCCAGTTGGCCGCGGCTCTTCTGCCCGGCGACGACCCAGGCGGCGCGGGAGTCCTGAGAGGGGTCGCCGGCGCTGAGCGGTGCGCTCTGGGCGTCGACCGAGGTCACGAAGTCCTCCACCCGATCGGCCGGCCGGATCCCGGCGGGGAGCTGGAAGGCTGCCGCCGAGGCGATGCAGCTCAGCTGGAGCGTGTAGCGGCGCTGCGCCTCCTCGGCCTGCTCGGGGGAGTCGGCGAGGGCGAGCAGCAGCGAGCCGTAGTAGTCGTCGAGGTCCCCGGCGGCGAGGACGAACACCGCGTAGGAGTACGAGAGGTGCCACATGTACAGGCTCGGCGCCTCCTCGGCGGAGGCGTTCGAGAACCCGGCATCCCACTGCGCCGGCCAGTACAGGGTGCGATCGTCGTGGCAGACCACCGGGGCGGTGCCCGTGAAGCGCTCGGCCGCGCAGGAGGAGCCCTGCGGCGGGGAGTCCGTCTCGAAGACCACCACCCGCGGGGCCTCGAACGATATGCCTTCGGCCGAGAGCGCCGGGGCCCAGGAGACGGCGAGGCAGTCCGCCCCGGCCTCGAGGAAGGTGGGCAGCTTCTCCGCCGGCACCATGCCACCGGTGGTGGCGGGCAGGGAGCATCCGGTGGGTGCGGGCAGCTGCGTGACGAGCAGCGGGTTCTCGGTGAGCACCTCGCGCAGCTCCTCCGGCCCGCCGGAGGGGATCTGGTCCTGTTCCAGCGGCTCCCACACGCCGGGCTCCGTGCCGGGCGGCGCGGTGAAGGGATCGCTCCGGGCGATCGGGGTCGAGTCGCGGTCACGGTTCGTGAGCCACAGCGCGGTCAGGCCGCCGCCGATCCCCAGCAGCAGGAGCAGGGCGCAGCCGAAGGCGATGCCCGGGATCAGCAGTCCGCGACGCCGCGGCCCCGTGGTCGCGTCGATCCCCGGGGGCAGCGCAGAGCCCGAGGACGAGTTCGCGGGAAGAACCCGCATCGGCTCCCGGGTCGCAGACGGCGGTGGATCGAAGCGCGGCCGCTGGTCGAAACGCTGGATCGGGTCGGGGTCGACGGACTGTCCGACGGGGGAGGTGCCGGAGGTCAGCGGGCGAGGTGCGGTGTCCTCGTCGTCCGGGGCATCCGGGAACCCGACCTCGTCGTTGCTGGTCATCGTCCTCCTCCGACCGGGCCGGGCTGCGGCGCCACGATCAGGTCACCTGGTCGACGTCCGCCGTCCAGGCATTGCAGACGGAGAGGTCGCCGCCGGAGTCGAAGCCGCGCTTGATCCAGGCGGCGCGGGTCTCCGGGCGGATGGTGTTCGGCGGCTCGCCCTCGGGCCAGAACGTCGGATCGGTGAGCGCCTCACGGAGCGCCGGGGTGGGCTCAGCGGCGGTGGGGACCTGCATCGAGGCCGCCGAGGCGAAGCACTCGCGCTGCATGGTGAAGCGGCGCCAGGCCTCGTTGTAGCGCTCCTCGTCGGTGGTCTTGAGCCCGTCGCGGAGGGTCGTGAAGTAGACGGTCAGCGAACTGTTCCAGCTCAGCGTGTTCGTGTAGATGAAGGAGAGGTCCCACAGGTAGGCCCCCGGGACGTTCTCCGGGTCATCCAGCGTCAGCCCGGAGCCATAGCCCACGGGCCAGTAGATCGTCGAATCCAGATTGCACATGCGCGGGAAGTCCGCGGAGAACTCCGAATCGCAGACGGCCGTCGAGGGAACGTCCGGGTGCTTGTACACCACGATCTTCGGGCTCACCCAGGGCAGGTTGCGGTCCGAGCTCGCCGTGGACCAGACCTGGTCCAGGCAGGTCGCGGAGGCGTCCAGAACCGCCTGCAGCTCCTCGACGCTCGGCTCGACCGGGGTCGCCGGCAGATCGCACTCGGGAAGAGTGGGGAGGGTGCCGGAGGTCAGCGGGTTGTCCCCCATGGTCTTCCAGAGCTCATCCGGGGTGCCGGTGGGCGGGTCATAGGGGACGACCACCTCGAACTCCCCGGCCTCCGACTCCTCCGGGGTCGTCGAGTCCGTCGCGCTCGGCGTCTCGGAGTCCTCCGGTGTGGTGGTCTCCGAGGGGGTGTCGGAGGCGACCGGGGCGTCGTTGGTGCGCAGGGCGAGGTAGGTGATGCCGCCGCCGACCACCAGCAGCAGGGCCAGGACGCAGCTCAGCGCGACGCCGATGAGCAGCCAGGGGCGCTTCGGACGGGGCTGCTGGCCGCCGGGGCCCTGGGGGCTGCCCGGTCCCCACCCGCCGGGGCCCTGCTGGTTGCCCGGGCCCTGAGGGCTGCCGGGACCGGACGGCGCGGGAGTCCAGCTGGCGCCCTGGGGGCCGGTGGGACCGGACGGCGCCCCGCCCCAGCCCTGCTGGCCGTGCGGTGCGGGGGAGGCCTGCGGTGCGCCATATCCAGGAGCTGACTGGGGGCCGCCGCCCTGTCCGTTCGGGTTCTGCGGCTGCCCGCCCTGCGGTGCGCCGTTCTGCCACGGCTGCGGCCCGCTGTCAGGACCACCCCATCCTGAGCTCGACATCGGCTTCCCCTCGCGTCCTCGGTCCAGTGCTGAGCGAAGGATATCCGTGCAGGCCGTGGCCGAGAAGGCGGTTCCGGCAGGTCGGACGGTGCGCTGGGCGATGGTGGCGCGGTGATCGCCGGGTCGCGGGGCGCTGACGTGCGCGGACGTGCGACGACAGGCGGCCGACGGGTCCAGGTCCCGATGCGGTCACGAGTTCGTGCCCGTCGGCTCTCCCTGAGGCCCTGCCTGCGGTGCGCGGCCTGCGAGCGAGTGCGTCCGGGCATGAGAAAGGCCCCTGATCTGCGATCGATCTCGCAGGTCAGGGGCCGTTCTTCTGGCGGAGGATAGGGGATTTGAACCCCTGAGGGCGTTAACCCAACACGCGTTCCAGGCGTGCGCCATAGGCCGCTAGGCGAATCCTCCAGCGCTCGTAAGAGCAGGCATCAGCGTACCCGACGCCCCGGTGACGTGCGAACTGACCGGGTACAGGTCACACTGCGGGCGTCGGCGGGGGAGCGGTGGGCGCTGGCGCGGGCACTGCGGGAGTCGGCGCTGGAACAGTCACTGCTGGCCTCGCTGGAGTCGGCGGCAGGCGCTGCTTCCGACGTGGGCCGCCGCGCCGTGGTCGTCTGCTGGCGCGTGGGCGATGAGTACGGCGATATCGGCATAGTCATCGCTCCTGCGCCAGCAGTCGACCAGGTGGAGAGAAGCCCGCCGCCTGATGAGAGGTCAGGTGCGCGGCGCCTCCACCCGGAACCAGCGCCGCCGGCCCGCCCGCACCACCTCGCCGCCGCGCAGCACCACCGCCTGCTCCGGATCCTCCACCCGGGCGTCGTCCAGCGTGACCGCCCCGCCCGTCAGCAGACGGCGGGCGGCTGATCGGGACAGGTCCGGCCGTGCCGCGATCACCAGGTCCAGCGCCGTGAACTCTCCGGGCTCGAGGGCGAGCGGGACCATCTCCTTCGGCCGCTCGCCCGCCGAGAAGACCCGCAGGAACTCCTCGCGGCTGCGCCGGGCGGCCGGCGCGCCGTCGTTCCGCGCCACCACCGCCTCGGCGAGATCCAGCTTGGCGTCGCGTGCCGCGGCGCCGCCGGCACCCGCCCGTCGGCCCAGGTCCTCCGCCTGCTCGAGGGGCAGGTCGGTGTAGACGCGGGCCCAGATGCCCACCAGCTCGTCGCGCAGCGTCATCAGCCGGCCGAACTTCTCCTCCGCGCTCGCGCACAGCCCCACGTAGTTCCCGAGCGACTTGGACTGCTTGGGCCCGCCGTCCAGCCCGGGGGTGACGGTGCTGGTGATGACGGTCTGCGGGCGCTGGCCGTGCTTGACCTGCAGCTCCCTGCCCATCGACTCGTTGAACAGCTGGTCCGTGCCCACGATCGTGAGGTCGGAGTCCAGCGCGACGCTGTCGAAGCCCTGCAGCACCGGGTACAGCAGCTCGTGCATCGCGATCTCGGTGCCGGAGGCGAGGCGGGCGCGGAACATGTCGCGGGAGATGAGCTGGGCGTGGGTGATGAGGCTGAGCTCGCGGAGCATCCCGGGCACGCCCATCTCGTCGAACCACTCGGAGTTGCGCCGGATCTCCAGCAGCTCGGGCTCGCTGCGCAGCACGCGGGTCACCTGGGCGAGGAACGACTCGGCGTTGTCGTGGATCTGCTGCTCGGTGAGCACGGGGCGGGTGGTGCTGCGCCCGGTGGGATCGCCGATGCGGCTGGTGGTGTCGCCGAGCAGGAAGACCACCGTGTGGCCGTGGTCCTGCAGCGTGCGCATCATCCACAGGTTCACGGCATGGCCGAGGTGGAGGTCCGGCGCGGTGAGGTCCACGCCGAACTTCATCCGCAGCCGTCGGCCCTCGCGCAGCCGGTCCAGCAGGTCCTGGCGTCCGAGGATCTGGTCCGTGGTGCGCTCGAGCGCGGCCAGGATCTGCTCGGGGGAGCCGCCGGGGGACGGGGTCGGGGCGGCGGCCGACGGCGGAGCGGGCTCGGGGGAAGCAGTCGGCGGAGCGGGCTCGGGGGAGACGGCGTCGGGGGAAGCAGTCGGCGGAGCGGCCGACGGAGGGGCGATCGGGCGGGTCGTGCTGTGCATGGGGGTCCTCTCGAGTGGGCGAGAGGATCTGCGGAGCCCCCACGCCGTGGGAATGACGACGGCGAGGACCGTTGGTCCTCGCCGGGGGCTCTGGGGGAGCGGTGCGCAGTCACCGCGGATGCATCAGGGCAGCTGCGTCACCGCAGCAGCGCGCACGACGGCACGGCTCTCCTCAGAGCCGTACGGATAGTCGAAGCGCGTGAGCATGCCGGAAGAGTAGCGCATCGCGGAGGACGGGGGCGGGCCCGGCCTCCGCGGCGCGTTCCTGCCGCGCCGTCGCCCTGTCGCCCTGCCG is part of the Brachybacterium ginsengisoli genome and encodes:
- the tyrS gene encoding tyrosine--tRNA ligase; translation: MHSTTRPIAPPSAAPPTASPDAVSPEPAPPTASPEPAPPSAAAPTPSPGGSPEQILAALERTTDQILGRQDLLDRLREGRRLRMKFGVDLTAPDLHLGHAVNLWMMRTLQDHGHTVVFLLGDTTSRIGDPTGRSTTRPVLTEQQIHDNAESFLAQVTRVLRSEPELLEIRRNSEWFDEMGVPGMLRELSLITHAQLISRDMFRARLASGTEIAMHELLYPVLQGFDSVALDSDLTIVGTDQLFNESMGRELQVKHGQRPQTVITSTVTPGLDGGPKQSKSLGNYVGLCASAEEKFGRLMTLRDELVGIWARVYTDLPLEQAEDLGRRAGAGGAAARDAKLDLAEAVVARNDGAPAARRSREEFLRVFSAGERPKEMVPLALEPGEFTALDLVIAARPDLSRSAARRLLTGGAVTLDDARVEDPEQAVVLRGGEVVRAGRRRWFRVEAPRT
- a CDS encoding Rv2578c family radical SAM protein, whose product is MRWSGQEISTGTGEQPSTPALLGMSGLVRSVQTPEFQGVTFHEVMAKSALNKVPAASSMPFEWTVNPYRGCSHACVYCFARSTHRYLDLDAGADFDQQVIVKVNVAEVLRAELAKRSWKRDLVALGTNTDPYQRAEGRYRLMPGILSALAESGTPISILTKGTLLRRDLPQLETIAEQVPVDLSMSIAVFDDALQKAVEPGTPSTAARLATVRAAADAGFRVTVFLMPIMPWLTDSDAQLDEALARIAEAGAAHVVHGALHLRPGAKEWFLEWIDREHPELATGYRRFYGTSSSAPVAYRRTLSRRLVPLLRRHGLDFTEDVDQPEHRSRAAEAARRPRLAPAALDLLPQPALF